One window from the genome of Desulfobotulus pelophilus encodes:
- a CDS encoding TRAP transporter small permease, whose protein sequence is MKAKRALQYIDKFESYVCQVLLGFFVVVLFMQIALRICFNYVIPWSEEISRFSFVWFVFFGAAYAARLAAHNRVTIQFKLFPPVVGNICMFLSDIIWIGFNLLMIWKSLEVITDLMEFPYISPSLGWSMAYVYWIFPISFSLMSVRIIQVNIMKYWLKIEIKDVDKIDPDDLEPLPESH, encoded by the coding sequence GAAAGCAAAACGCGCCCTGCAATATATTGATAAGTTTGAGAGTTATGTCTGTCAGGTTTTGTTGGGTTTTTTCGTTGTTGTTCTTTTTATGCAGATTGCTCTCAGGATTTGTTTTAACTACGTTATCCCGTGGAGTGAAGAAATATCCCGTTTTTCTTTTGTCTGGTTTGTTTTTTTTGGTGCTGCCTATGCAGCCCGTCTGGCAGCCCATAACCGGGTGACAATTCAGTTTAAACTCTTCCCTCCGGTTGTAGGAAATATCTGTATGTTCCTATCGGATATTATATGGATCGGCTTCAATCTGCTTATGATCTGGAAAAGCCTGGAAGTGATTACAGACCTGATGGAGTTTCCGTATATTTCTCCTTCCCTTGGCTGGTCAATGGCCTATGTGTACTGGATTTTTCCCATCAGTTTCAGTCTCATGAGCGTAAGGATAATTCAGGTTAATATCATGAAATACTGGCTTAAGATTGAAATAAAGGATGTGGATAAAATTGACCCTGACGACCTTGAACCTTTACCGGAATCCCATTAG
- a CDS encoding TRAP transporter large permease: MSAAGVLFGCFALLLLMGAPITVALGAAAMAAFMVVGQDLSTMVQIAFSSVNSFPIMALPAFVLAGALMEVAGISRRLVKVAESMVGTVDGGLAISTTLACVFFGAISGSGPATTAAVGMLMIPAMIRRGYDPGYASAATASSGGIGIIIPPSIPMVIYGVVAQESITKMFVAGVVPGLLISAGLIVVHLLRCRGKNLSQGMVPWSASGLLCSLREGFWAVLAPVIILGGIYTGFFTPTEAAIVAIFYTLIIGIFVYKEISLKGLMKSLETTSWLTGRVLVIMFTAFAFGRLLVQYQIPDMIAQWLLEITSNPHLIWAMVIFFLLFLGMFMETLAIIMLVTPVLLPIMVAIGVDPIHFGVVLVCCCGVGFSTPPLGENMFIASGIGGVTLEEISLKALPFCFVTIGVIFLMAYVPGLILWLPELFGY, encoded by the coding sequence ATGTCTGCTGCTGGCGTATTGTTCGGTTGCTTCGCCCTTCTTCTGCTTATGGGGGCTCCCATAACCGTGGCCCTGGGTGCAGCGGCCATGGCTGCTTTCATGGTGGTGGGACAGGATCTGTCCACAATGGTGCAGATTGCCTTTTCATCGGTGAACTCATTTCCCATAATGGCACTGCCTGCTTTTGTTCTTGCCGGTGCTTTAATGGAGGTTGCCGGGATTTCAAGGAGACTGGTGAAGGTTGCCGAATCCATGGTTGGTACGGTTGATGGGGGGCTTGCCATTTCCACAACACTGGCCTGTGTGTTTTTCGGGGCCATATCCGGTTCCGGTCCGGCTACAACCGCTGCCGTAGGAATGCTGATGATCCCGGCCATGATCAGAAGAGGTTATGACCCCGGATATGCTTCCGCGGCTACGGCCAGTTCCGGAGGTATCGGAATCATTATCCCGCCCAGTATTCCCATGGTAATCTATGGGGTTGTCGCCCAGGAATCCATTACAAAAATGTTTGTCGCTGGGGTTGTTCCCGGTTTATTGATTTCTGCCGGTCTCATTGTGGTTCATCTTCTGCGTTGCCGGGGGAAGAACTTGAGCCAGGGAATGGTACCATGGTCCGCATCCGGGTTGCTCTGTTCCCTGCGGGAAGGATTCTGGGCCGTTCTAGCACCGGTTATTATTCTGGGAGGAATCTATACGGGTTTTTTTACTCCTACGGAAGCCGCCATTGTTGCCATTTTTTATACGCTGATCATAGGAATTTTTGTTTATAAGGAAATTTCTCTCAAGGGGCTGATGAAATCCCTTGAAACCACCTCATGGCTTACCGGCAGGGTTCTGGTGATCATGTTTACCGCCTTTGCCTTCGGCAGGTTGCTGGTTCAGTACCAGATACCCGATATGATAGCGCAATGGCTTCTTGAAATTACAAGTAATCCCCATCTTATCTGGGCGATGGTTATTTTTTTCCTTCTTTTTCTCGGCATGTTCATGGAAACCCTTGCCATAATTATGCTGGTCACACCGGTACTTTTGCCGATCATGGTGGCCATCGGAGTGGATCCTATCCATTTTGGGGTGGTTCTTGTCTGCTGCTGTGGTGTGGGTTTTTCAACTCCGCCCCTTGGCGAGAATATGTTTATTGCTTCGGGTATTGGCGGTGTAACCCTTGAAGAGATTTCTCTGAAAGCTCTTCCTTTTTGTTTTGTCACCATCGGTGTCATTTTTTTGATGGCTTATGTCCCCGGATTGATTCTCTGGTTGCCGGAGCTGTTCGGGTACTGA
- a CDS encoding RidA family protein, with protein MKKESVCTAKAPAAIGPYSQAVKSGGFLFTSGQLPIDPVTGNIPEGDIKVHTHQVLKNLKAIAEAAGTDLSSVVKATVYLSSMKDFALVNEVYAEYFTEPFPARSAFQVAQLPLGASVEVEAVFEL; from the coding sequence ATGAAAAAAGAAAGTGTTTGTACGGCAAAGGCACCTGCAGCAATCGGTCCCTATTCTCAGGCTGTAAAGTCCGGTGGTTTTCTTTTTACCTCGGGTCAGCTTCCCATAGATCCGGTAACAGGCAATATACCGGAAGGAGATATCAAAGTGCATACCCATCAGGTGTTAAAAAATCTGAAGGCAATTGCTGAGGCAGCAGGGACGGATCTTTCATCTGTTGTGAAAGCTACCGTATACCTTAGCAGCATGAAAGATTTTGCATTGGTAAATGAAGTATATGCTGAATATTTTACGGAACCGTTTCCCGCCAGGAGTGCTTTTCAGGTTGCACAGCTGCCTCTGGGTGCCTCTGTGGAAGTGGAAGCTGTTTTTGAACTCTGA
- a CDS encoding D-cysteine desulfhydrase, translated as MNFTQFPRRKYLQGATPIEPMANLSKALGGNVDLYVKRDDLLPGSAGGNKTRKLEFCFADALEKKADTVVTCGAVQSNHCRLTASWAVKENMDCHLVLEERVKGSYKPEGSGNNFLFELLGVKSVRVVPAGSDMMAEMEKTAAELRNAGKQPYIIPGGASNAIGALGYASCAQETMVQLNEMMLKIDSIVVPSGSAGTHAGMAVGMFAMNTHIPVLGMNVSRKKDVQEGIVYKLAGELVTKLGVKTEIPRDHITCFDEYVGPGYSLPTGDMIEAVKLFAGTESILLDPVYSGKAAAGLIDLVRKGYFPKGSRVLFLHTGGSPALYAYLDTFRA; from the coding sequence ATGAATTTTACCCAATTCCCCCGCAGGAAATATCTGCAAGGTGCAACCCCCATCGAGCCCATGGCAAATCTATCCAAAGCCCTTGGGGGGAATGTGGATCTTTATGTTAAAAGAGATGACCTTTTGCCTGGGTCGGCAGGGGGGAACAAAACCCGTAAACTTGAATTCTGTTTTGCTGATGCCCTTGAAAAAAAAGCAGACACCGTCGTTACATGCGGTGCTGTTCAGTCCAATCACTGCCGCCTCACTGCTTCATGGGCCGTCAAGGAAAACATGGACTGTCATCTGGTTCTGGAAGAACGGGTAAAAGGTTCGTACAAGCCTGAAGGATCGGGCAATAATTTTTTGTTTGAGCTGCTGGGTGTGAAATCCGTCCGCGTGGTTCCGGCGGGTTCGGACATGATGGCAGAAATGGAAAAAACTGCGGCAGAGCTGAGAAATGCTGGTAAACAGCCCTACATTATTCCCGGAGGTGCTTCCAATGCCATTGGTGCCCTTGGGTATGCCAGCTGTGCTCAGGAAACTATGGTGCAGCTGAATGAGATGATGCTGAAGATTGACAGCATTGTTGTTCCGTCCGGTTCCGCCGGAACCCATGCGGGTATGGCAGTTGGCATGTTTGCCATGAATACCCATATTCCTGTTCTCGGTATGAATGTGTCCAGAAAAAAAGATGTTCAGGAAGGGATTGTTTATAAACTGGCCGGAGAGCTGGTAACAAAACTGGGTGTTAAAACAGAGATCCCACGAGACCATATTACCTGTTTTGACGAATATGTGGGGCCGGGCTACTCTCTCCCCACCGGAGATATGATTGAAGCTGTAAAACTTTTTGCCGGTACGGAAAGCATTCTTCTGGATCCTGTTTATTCAGGAAAAGCGGCAGCTGGTCTCATCGATCTGGTCCGTAAAGGATACTTCCCTAAAGGAAGCCGGGTCCTTTTTCTGCATACCGGAGGTTCGCCTGCTCTGTATGCCTATCTTGATACATTCAGGGCATAG
- a CDS encoding aspartate/glutamate racemase family protein: MQCGKEKVVGILGGMGPAATVDLMKRVIDLTPAVDDADHIRMIVDNNPGVPSRMKALLDGTGESPGPCMAEMARRLASWGADFLVIPCNTAHFYYDDVRNAVSAPVVHLVDLTASVVAERLPEHMKAGIMASTAVVNTGLYDKAFMPYGVPLLYPCPADQERLLDVIRSVKAGDRGWDIRNSFLAIAASLVKEGAGILIIACTELGVIGEELGAEFVDTTDVLASHIVSVVKKGALPFEKMR; encoded by the coding sequence ATGCAATGCGGAAAAGAAAAAGTGGTGGGCATTCTGGGTGGAATGGGGCCTGCTGCAACGGTTGATCTGATGAAAAGGGTGATTGACCTTACCCCTGCCGTGGATGATGCGGATCATATCCGGATGATTGTGGATAATAATCCAGGAGTACCGTCCAGAATGAAGGCATTGCTGGACGGTACGGGAGAGAGTCCTGGTCCATGCATGGCAGAAATGGCCAGAAGGCTTGCGTCATGGGGCGCAGATTTTCTTGTCATACCCTGTAATACGGCGCATTTTTATTATGATGATGTCCGAAATGCCGTATCTGCGCCAGTGGTTCATCTTGTGGATCTTACAGCTTCCGTTGTTGCCGAAAGGCTGCCGGAACACATGAAGGCAGGTATTATGGCTTCCACGGCAGTTGTAAATACCGGGCTTTATGATAAAGCTTTCATGCCATATGGTGTTCCTTTGCTATATCCTTGCCCTGCAGATCAGGAAAGACTTCTGGATGTGATTCGTTCTGTGAAGGCTGGAGATAGGGGATGGGATATACGGAACAGTTTTCTTGCCATTGCAGCAAGTCTTGTGAAGGAAGGAGCTGGAATATTGATTATAGCCTGTACGGAACTGGGAGTTATCGGAGAGGAGTTGGGAGCAGAATTCGTTGATACAACAGATGTCCTGGCTTCCCACATTGTTTCTGTCGTGAAAAAGGGAGCCCTTCCTTTTGAAAAGATGCGTTGA
- a CDS encoding DMT family transporter has translation MMEKKSVPVFSARMGLVYSVGSAAAYAMLPVFTRMSLASGMSSLEIMQLRYGFGVAMVFLYLAICSPESLKISPKGLFIAFVLSFGLDQITSLNLARCFETLTASTGILIFYIFPAITTVLSVLIYKTPVSRKTITSMVLVAGGCCLVLVQAFSHKVALSGVLYVLSAAFTFALSFVVLQRVMEKIPPLTITFYVMLFTTVGFNFVKGDITFLFYLDSYQFLMGLLLGLIPTALGVTLLYLAISVTDSGFAALCSSIEPAVTVLAAYLLLSEPILIVQVAGMLIVMLGIFIKYLDSNHPADSAAASLPKCV, from the coding sequence ATGATGGAAAAAAAATCGGTTCCTGTTTTTTCAGCCCGTATGGGTTTGGTGTATTCTGTTGGATCAGCAGCGGCCTATGCAATGCTTCCGGTTTTTACGCGCATGTCTTTGGCCAGCGGCATGAGCAGTCTTGAAATCATGCAGTTGCGTTATGGTTTTGGAGTTGCCATGGTATTTCTTTATCTTGCCATTTGCAGCCCGGAGTCCTTGAAAATAAGTCCGAAGGGTCTTTTTATTGCATTTGTCTTGTCCTTCGGACTGGACCAGATCACCAGTCTGAACCTTGCCAGGTGTTTTGAAACGTTGACAGCGTCAACCGGGATTCTTATTTTTTACATATTTCCTGCCATCACGACAGTACTTTCCGTTCTGATTTATAAAACCCCGGTCAGTAGGAAAACCATTACGTCGATGGTGCTGGTGGCAGGGGGGTGCTGTCTTGTTCTGGTTCAGGCATTTTCCCATAAGGTTGCGCTGTCGGGCGTATTGTATGTACTCTCCGCCGCTTTTACCTTTGCCCTCAGCTTTGTTGTACTGCAGCGTGTCATGGAGAAGATACCTCCTCTGACCATTACATTTTACGTAATGCTTTTCACCACCGTGGGGTTTAATTTTGTAAAGGGTGACATAACCTTCTTGTTTTATCTGGATTCCTATCAGTTTCTGATGGGGCTTCTGCTGGGTCTGATTCCAACAGCCCTGGGAGTTACCCTTCTTTATCTGGCCATCAGCGTGACGGATTCTGGTTTTGCTGCCCTGTGTTCGTCAATAGAACCTGCTGTTACCGTGCTGGCAGCCTATCTGTTGCTGAGCGAACCGATTCTGATCGTTCAGGTTGCAGGAATGCTGATTGTGATGCTGGGAATATTTATTAAGTACCTGGACTCCAATCATCCTGCGGATTCTGCGGCAGCCAGCCTGCCAAAATGCGTTTAG
- a CDS encoding GntR family transcriptional regulator, with amino-acid sequence MAGSFPWTLCELIKMVRSVHLKTGEGSMKSLIAYDKIKELILSGRKYPGTRLVLAELETELGIGRGPIREALMRLDRSGLVRNVPYKGAIVAPLPKKNEMDYIFSIRVKLEAELAKAAMKNLRDEDMEELEKTYQKMQCMTQEFYSLDRHFHDVLYEASDYPHLCLIAHKLVESVEAFLNLFQHDENDYRIFLEEHALILEFLKKGDSEKLQKAVADNVKSGMRRIEKAYALLMNNHG; translated from the coding sequence GTGGCTGGCAGCTTCCCATGGACGTTGTGCGAGCTTATCAAAATGGTAAGGAGTGTGCATTTGAAAACTGGTGAAGGCTCAATGAAATCCCTCATAGCCTATGATAAAATCAAGGAGCTCATACTTTCAGGAAGAAAATATCCGGGAACAAGGCTTGTTTTAGCGGAACTCGAGACGGAGCTTGGAATCGGACGCGGACCAATCCGGGAAGCTCTTATGCGGCTTGATCGTTCGGGGCTGGTACGGAATGTACCTTATAAAGGAGCCATCGTAGCTCCTTTGCCTAAAAAAAATGAAATGGATTATATTTTCAGTATTCGAGTTAAGCTTGAAGCTGAGCTGGCCAAGGCCGCTATGAAGAACCTTAGGGATGAGGATATGGAAGAGCTGGAGAAGACGTACCAAAAGATGCAATGCATGACACAGGAATTTTATAGTCTCGACCGTCACTTCCATGATGTTTTATATGAAGCATCCGACTATCCCCATCTCTGCCTGATTGCTCATAAGCTTGTTGAGTCTGTGGAAGCTTTTTTAAACCTGTTTCAGCATGATGAGAATGATTACAGAATATTTTTAGAAGAGCATGCCCTGATTCTGGAGTTTTTGAAAAAAGGTGATTCTGAAAAACTGCAGAAGGCAGTGGCTGACAATGTTAAGTCTGGAATGAGACGCATTGAGAAAGCCTATGCCTTGCTGATGAACAATCACGGTTGA
- a CDS encoding transglycosylase domain-containing protein, translated as MRRYKTKTALLWIIPALTLLLFSLWLYRGLSPLPSELLPAVPVERVRLLDRYGTPITFAREDHLNTQDIAELHTIPLLLRQAIIMAEDKRFFLHNGTDWKAVGHALLQNIRAGGNVRGASSITEQVIRILNPRPRTFGSRMLESIDAYRLEKHFSKADILAFYLNQVPYPDRCRGVVQAADRLFDRDLSTLDTTEILILAVLPRAPQALHPAHHPERLMQRVETLARRMVQTEILRQEAAERTRLTPELRRKTLPVHAPFFVRYVRESLPSPSTTLPIRTSLDGPLQKKIQGLLDARTAQLAMHNLTNGAVLVLEHRTGRIRAWAVAGNGQDKRDGGKINAPLIPRQPGSALKPFAYAMALERGWTAATPIADTPISTPVGRGSHDYQNYSRNAYGIMPLRDALANSLNLAAIRTVRHVGVESYLATLRACGLHSLTRTAGFYGDGLVLGNGEVSLLELTRAYAILARDGRKLPLHVLNTPPELIQPGETIFQRDTSRLIALILSDPEARRYEFGPLMAFPVQTAIKTGTSSDHRDAWAFGFDHQHTVGIWMGNLDRSPMHNLAGASGPVPLLRSVFRELNRNQDTKALPLPQDLVLRDVCIRQNPHGLCTAFRSEWMPRDAQPASEGENAETSIHLQSPMDGLLLTMDPRIAPENQKLPLRVSEPQQKALYRWYINGVLFKEGNTPEVLWPLQAGTHEIRVRIDLEDGRTLSCMASIQVTQGQRTMELTRQIPDVNGVVELTGMEAQP; from the coding sequence ATGCGGAGATATAAAACAAAGACAGCTCTTCTCTGGATAATACCAGCTCTGACCCTCCTTTTGTTCAGCCTGTGGCTGTACCGTGGCCTGAGCCCCCTGCCTTCCGAACTCCTCCCTGCCGTTCCGGTTGAGCGGGTACGGCTTCTGGACCGCTACGGCACTCCCATCACATTTGCCAGGGAAGACCACCTGAACACGCAGGACATAGCCGAACTCCACACCATTCCTCTGCTGCTACGCCAAGCCATTATCATGGCCGAAGACAAACGTTTTTTCCTTCATAATGGAACGGACTGGAAGGCCGTAGGCCATGCCCTTCTGCAGAATATCCGGGCAGGTGGTAACGTTCGCGGAGCCAGCAGCATCACCGAACAGGTTATCCGTATCCTGAACCCGAGGCCCCGAACCTTTGGCTCGCGCATGCTGGAAAGTATCGATGCCTATCGGCTCGAAAAACATTTCTCCAAGGCGGACATCCTGGCCTTTTATCTGAATCAGGTTCCCTATCCCGACCGATGCAGAGGCGTTGTGCAGGCAGCTGACCGTCTCTTCGACCGGGATCTTTCCACTCTGGATACAACGGAAATCCTTATTCTTGCCGTCCTTCCCAGAGCCCCTCAGGCACTGCATCCTGCCCATCATCCAGAAAGGCTTATGCAGCGGGTAGAAACCCTTGCAAGGCGTATGGTCCAGACTGAAATCCTCCGTCAGGAGGCAGCAGAGCGTACCCGACTGACTCCGGAACTGCGCCGAAAAACACTTCCCGTGCATGCCCCTTTTTTCGTTCGCTATGTCAGAGAAAGCCTTCCCTCCCCTTCCACAACCCTTCCCATCCGCACCAGCCTGGACGGACCTCTCCAAAAAAAAATTCAAGGGCTTCTGGATGCTCGGACAGCCCAGCTTGCCATGCATAACCTTACCAATGGGGCTGTTCTCGTGCTGGAACACCGAACGGGCCGAATACGGGCATGGGCGGTTGCCGGAAATGGCCAGGACAAACGTGACGGTGGCAAAATCAATGCACCCCTTATCCCAAGACAACCGGGATCCGCCCTCAAACCCTTTGCCTATGCCATGGCTCTGGAAAGGGGCTGGACGGCGGCAACTCCCATTGCCGATACGCCCATCAGCACTCCCGTTGGAAGGGGCAGCCACGACTATCAGAATTATTCCCGCAATGCCTATGGGATCATGCCCCTCAGGGATGCTCTGGCCAATTCACTGAACCTCGCCGCTATCCGAACCGTGCGCCATGTAGGTGTCGAATCCTATCTTGCAACCCTGCGGGCCTGCGGCCTGCACTCTCTGACCCGTACCGCCGGATTTTATGGCGACGGCCTTGTACTGGGAAATGGTGAAGTATCACTGCTGGAACTCACGCGTGCTTACGCAATTCTGGCCAGAGATGGTCGAAAACTCCCCCTTCATGTTCTGAATACACCACCCGAATTGATACAGCCCGGAGAAACAATTTTCCAACGGGATACATCCCGTCTCATTGCCCTTATTCTGTCGGATCCGGAAGCGAGGCGTTACGAGTTCGGCCCTCTTATGGCCTTCCCCGTACAGACAGCCATTAAAACAGGCACAAGCTCCGACCACAGGGATGCCTGGGCCTTCGGGTTTGACCATCAGCACACGGTGGGAATCTGGATGGGCAATCTGGATCGAAGCCCCATGCATAACCTTGCCGGCGCTTCCGGGCCCGTGCCCCTGCTGCGCTCAGTTTTCAGGGAGCTTAACCGGAATCAGGACACAAAAGCACTGCCCCTGCCACAGGACCTTGTTCTTCGGGATGTCTGTATCCGCCAAAATCCCCATGGGCTGTGCACGGCGTTCCGAAGCGAGTGGATGCCCCGGGATGCCCAGCCTGCCTCTGAAGGGGAAAATGCTGAAACCAGCATTCACCTGCAAAGCCCCATGGATGGGCTGCTGCTCACCATGGACCCGAGAATTGCGCCTGAAAATCAGAAGCTGCCCCTAAGGGTCAGTGAACCGCAGCAAAAAGCACTGTACCGCTGGTATATAAATGGCGTGCTCTTCAAGGAAGGGAATACGCCGGAAGTACTCTGGCCGCTGCAGGCAGGTACGCATGAAATAAGGGTTCGTATTGATCTTGAAGACGGCCGTACCCTTTCCTGCATGGCAAGCATACAGGTAACACAAGGCCAGCGTACCATGGAATTGACACGACAGATTCCGGATGTAAACGGAGTCGTTGAGCTCACCGGAATGGAGGCTCAACCGTGA